The Camelus bactrianus isolate YW-2024 breed Bactrian camel chromosome 12, ASM4877302v1, whole genome shotgun sequence genome includes a window with the following:
- the ATP23 gene encoding mitochondrial inner membrane protease ATP23 homolog isoform X1, whose amino-acid sequence MAGAPDERGPGPAAREQLQQQHVGCRVFSEPPAQGMPQQGFLSSFFTSNQKCQLMLLKTLETNPYVKLLLDAMKYSGCAVNKERHFSCEDCNGNVSGGFDASVSQIVLCQNNIRNQAHMSRVVTHELVHAFDHCRAHVDWFTNVRHLACSEVRAANLSGDCSLVNEIFRLHFGLKQHHQLFGTSAKKSLRRLLMKFLSLVSMTMNLSEGSHITRRMQDTLTETFRTGIGTTQTYEDNDVLYHRASASMRKVRLPGGQTCKT is encoded by the exons ATGGCAGGAGCTCCAGATGAGCGCGGGCCGGGCCCCGCGGCGAgggagcagctgcagcagcaaCACGTCGGATGCCGAGTCTTCTCCGAGCCGCCGGCTCAGGGGATGCCCCAGCAAGGGTTCCTCTCCAGTTTCTTCACCAGTAACCAAAAGTGTCAGCTTATGCTCCTGAAGACGCTGGAGACAA ATCCATATGTCAAACTTCTGCTTGATGCCATGAAGTATTCGGGTTG TGCTGTTAACAAAGAAAGGCACTTTTCTTGTGAAGATTGTAATGGGAATGTCAGTGGAGGCTTTGACGCTTCAGTGTCTCAG ATTGTTTTGTGCCAGAATAATATCCGTAACCAGGCCCACATGAGCAGAGTGGTCACCCACGAGCTCGTTCACGCGTTTGATCATTGTCGCGCGCACGTCGACTGGTTCACCAACGTCCGACATTTGGCCTGCTCTGAG GTTCGAGCTGCTAACCTCAGTGGAGACTGCTCACTTGTCAATGAAATATTCAGGTTACATTTTGGATTAAAACAACACCACCAG CTGTTCGGAACATCAGCAAAGAAGTCGCTCAGAAGGCTGTTGATGAAGTTTTTGAGTCTTGTTTCAATGACCATGAACCTTTCGGAAGGATCCCACATAACAAGACGTATGCAAGACACGCTCACAGAGACTTTCAGAACCGGGATCGGTACTACGCAAACATATGAAGACAACGACGTGTTATATCACAGAGCTTCAGCGAGCATGAGGAAGGTACGGCTCCCCGGTGGACAAACGTGTAAAACGTAA
- the ATP23 gene encoding mitochondrial inner membrane protease ATP23 homolog isoform X2, producing the protein MAGAPDERGPGPAAREQLQQQHVGCRVFSEPPAQGMPQQGFLSSFFTSNQKCQLMLLKTLETNPYVKLLLDAMKYSGCAVNKERHFSCEDCNGNVSGGFDASVSQIVLCQNNIRNQAHMSRVVTHELVHAFDHCRAHVDWFTNVRHLACSEVRAANLSGDCSLVNEIFRLHFGLKQHHQTCVRDRAILSILAVRNISKEVAQKAVDEVFESCFNDHEPFGRIPHNKTYARHAHRDFQNRDRYYANI; encoded by the exons ATGGCAGGAGCTCCAGATGAGCGCGGGCCGGGCCCCGCGGCGAgggagcagctgcagcagcaaCACGTCGGATGCCGAGTCTTCTCCGAGCCGCCGGCTCAGGGGATGCCCCAGCAAGGGTTCCTCTCCAGTTTCTTCACCAGTAACCAAAAGTGTCAGCTTATGCTCCTGAAGACGCTGGAGACAA ATCCATATGTCAAACTTCTGCTTGATGCCATGAAGTATTCGGGTTG TGCTGTTAACAAAGAAAGGCACTTTTCTTGTGAAGATTGTAATGGGAATGTCAGTGGAGGCTTTGACGCTTCAGTGTCTCAG ATTGTTTTGTGCCAGAATAATATCCGTAACCAGGCCCACATGAGCAGAGTGGTCACCCACGAGCTCGTTCACGCGTTTGATCATTGTCGCGCGCACGTCGACTGGTTCACCAACGTCCGACATTTGGCCTGCTCTGAG GTTCGAGCTGCTAACCTCAGTGGAGACTGCTCACTTGTCAATGAAATATTCAGGTTACATTTTGGATTAAAACAACACCACCAG ACTTGTGTGCGAGACAGAGCCATTCTTTCTATTCTAGCTGTTCGGAACATCAGCAAAGAAGTCGCTCAGAAGGCTGTTGATGAAGTTTTTGAGTCTTGTTTCAATGACCATGAACCTTTCGGAAGGATCCCACATAACAAGACGTATGCAAGACACGCTCACAGAGACTTTCAGAACCGGGATCGGTACTACGCAAACATATGA